GAAAATGTAGTGAATTGACCAGTGTACACCCCATCAGCATCGAGATGACCAATGTTGAGCTGCACAGAAGCATGATCCTTTGATGTGATCAACCTGTTAGTAGCCGAGCTGCAATTataatccaaaaacaaacaagaacaatcaaTTCATTAAGTTTccttacaataataataaaaaagtttttttttttttgttcttttgtttttgtcaatctTTACCATTTCCTTGGAATGTAAAGCTCAGTGACTTGACCCTCTTCGTTCTGCATCTTTTGGAGCTTAGAACTGACAGATTTCTAAGTCTTTGAACTgctacaaaacaaacaattgtacacaaaacattgtaaaaaaaaaaagcacgaGAAAAGATCCAAAAAGAGAATAATTAAATCGAAGGGGAAGACGAGTTTTGTTTACCAGTTCCTTAAAGCAGAAGTAGAAACTGGGGACGACAGGGAAAAAAATGCTTCTCTTCAACAAGCCGTGAAGCAAAAACCCTAGCGTCGAAGTTGGTGTCGTGTTAAGACAAAACTAACCTTGCGTTATTGTTTTAGTTACTCCACGTGCCATTAGATCCGTATGATACCGTTTTTAGTTTTACATCCTTGTTACCTACCACTTACCAGTCTCTCTACCCAATTTAGACCCTTCAGCTGGTACGTATTATTGATCCTAATTTAGATGATATTCTTCCTTAAGTGAACGGCAAAACACTAAATGACACGTGAAAAGTAGTCGTTTGTCTCTCGGGGTTAGTTTAAAGTAACGCCTGGGAACCGCGAGTCGAGATCCGAGTAAGGATATAGTGTCACACTTGAAAAGTAGTTGTTTCATCTATCTCACAAAAACTTGTAATCATACAAATGTAACTTTTATAAATTGTGTCTTAATATGATACATATCCATggtctcatacatatatatatatatacacataacacATTCAAACATTACATTTAACTAGAGTAGCTTCGCCCCAAATTGaatagtaaaaaggaaaaaaattacctttttaGTCTTCAAAACATCTCATGTGAACTACAAAACAGGGACAACAGCTCTTAACTTATGCTNccttcttcttctgccataGCCTGTCGACTCCACTGTCAGCATCACCCTATATCGTTTCAAGAAAGTGTTAACAATGTCATGAACTAACAAAAGCATTACATGACCAATTCTAGTTAACACAATGATCCAGAACCAATTCCATTGCTATACTAGATTAAAGTCAGACAAGTCTCAAGATTTATGATAAAGAAGCTGTCTTGACAAACCTGAGCACGGACAAAACCGCAGAGAGAAAATGTAGTGAATTGACCAGTGTACACCCCATCAGCATCGAGATGACCAATGTTGAGCTGCACAGAAGCATGATCCTTTGATGTGATCAACCTGTTAGTAGCCGAGCTGCAATTataatccaaaaacaaacaagaacaatcaaTTCATTAAGTTTccttacaataataataaaaaagtttttttttttttgttcttttgtttttgtcaatctTTACCATTTCCTTGGAATGTAAAGCTCAGTGACTTGACCCTCTTCGTTCTGCATCTTTTGGAGCTTAGAACTGACAGATTTCTAAGTCTTTGAACTgctacaaaacaaacaattgtacacaaaacattgtaaaaaaaaaaagcacgaGAAAAGATCCAAAAAGAGAATAATTAAATCGAAGGGGAAGACGAGTTTTGTTTACCAGTTCCTTAAAGCAGAAGTAGAAACTGGGGACGACAGGGAAAAAAATGCTTCTCTTCAACAAGCCGTGAAGCAAAAACCCTAGCGTCGAAGTTGGTGTCGTGTTAAGACAAAACTAACCTTGCGTTATTGTTTTAGTTACTCCACGTGCCATTAGATCCGTATGATACCGTTTTTAGTTTTACATCCTTGTTACCTACCACTTACCAGTCTCTCTACCCAATTTAGACCCTTCAGCTGGTACGTATTATTGATCCTAATTTAGATGATATTCTTCCTTAAGTGAACGGCAAAACACTAAATGACACGTGAAAAGTAGTCGTTTGTCTCTCGGGGTTAGTTTAAAGTAACGCCTGGGAACCGCGAGTCGAGATCCGAGTAAGGATATAGTGTCACACTTGAAAAGTAGTTGTTTCATCTATCTCACAAAAACTTGTAATCATACAAATGTAACTTTTATAAATTGTGTCTTAATATGATACATATCCATggtctcatacatatatatatatatacacataacacATTCAAACATTACATTTAACTAGAGTAGCTTCGCCCCAAATTGaatagtaaaaaggaaaaaaattacctttttaGTCTTCAAAACATCTCATGTGAACTACAAAACAGGGACAACAGCTCTTAACTTATGCTTTTGGCACCCAAATAGTTAGtctcttattttattgtatCCATCTGAAATTCACTGGCGATGGCCTTCTGGTAAAGCTACCACTTTGTGGAATGGCACTGTTCTTTGAGGTAATGctccgtcttcttcatcatcatcgaaTTCTAGCAAGTACCTAGTATGAATCAGATATTATCAAATTAAGCACTTGAGattcttaaatcttaattaaaagcGCCTAATTAGTTGATGATGGGATATGAACAAAGGTGTGGCTGCAGGAACTTACTCGTCAGACTTCCTCTGGAACCACATGTTCAACATGCGAGGTTTAGATAACTAGAGGTTAGTTCTGATTGGTTTTATATACATCTGCTGAAACGAGTTTGAAATGTTGCGGGAAAAAAAAGCTAACCTTTCGTGGGGTACTGACTACAGTTGCCTTGTAGAGGGCTGTGGTTCCAGGATATACAGCTAAGACATGTTTTCCTGGTAGAAACTCTTGTGTGCTTGTAGGATCATTCCTTTTTGGAAACGGTAGAATACATGACATTGATAGTTTATACGTCCTAAAGATAACAAGAGAATAATAAGCAAGCTGCTCTAGCTATGTTATTGCAAAAGTTTCAGAGTTATAAAGAGCTCTTAATTACCTCTGGCcacctccttcttcatcatctcctgGTTCTTCATCAAGTACTTCAACTCTGTGAAAAAGGTTCAAAACACTATTTAGACGCATATATGAATCTATTGTCTAGCAAAATATATACCATAACTGCATCATAACGGCTATCTACTAGTTTTATCCTAATATATAAATGCATGATTCATGAAAAATCCTCAAAATCTATCTTTTAGCACAACTATGTATAAAATTGCATGATTGTTCCCTCTCCTAACCTAACCAATGAGGAAATGATCTTACTAAAAGGGTTCAAGCttactcttttgtttctctgtcgAAGTGAATAACTTTCACCACAAACCATTCATCCTTCTCGGCATCCTCGGCTGTGACTCTTGCAGcaacctacaaaaaaaacagatgtcACATAATAACTTTTGGCCAATTTTGAAAGAAACAAGTGATTCAAGTCCTCCAAGAAACAAATggtgtagttgttgttgtacctGTTCACCCTTTAGACTGGCATATGCCTCGATTTGATTTCTCATGGAAGGAGAAACTCTTGTTACATCTGAATCTActttcattctctttctcttctgttCGTTGCCTTCTGCCACTTATGTGATATCATTACAAGCATCGGAAAAACCTTAATccctcttttatatatatatcaatacatTACTTACAAGACTAGCCTGAGATATATTCAAAGAAGGGTCTTAACAATAATCGGAAGTATACCTAATTTTCTGCGTTGTTGCCCAGTTGGTCCAGATGGAAGCAGAGAATCCAACTGAGTAAGCAGAATATTTGAAACGCTGCAATAAGCACACAGCTTTAGAGATTTGGGTTTTTTGCACACAAACAATTGAGTCATTTAGTTGTATCATCCACTCTCTAAACCATTCAAATCTGATGTAACAACTGAAAGGAAATGATGAAGAGATCTGGCTTACGTTACTTCACTTTCTGAAAGCTCTTTTGCTTGAATGTACAAATTTTTAAGCTTTGACAATGAAGTATCACCAGGCTTCTCAACTATCTCAGGTGCTGCGGTTCAAAACACATACACAAGTCAGCCAGAATAACTCATTGAAAGCAAATAACAGTCATATAGAGTCACATAAACTTCAAACCATTCTAGCTGAAACAAGCTCAATTCAGTATAAGATTCTCATTAGTCTGTTAGATAATTCGATAAATCTAGTCCGCTACGACGATTCTTTCCAAGTACGAAAACAGAGCTTAATCAAGAAATTTCAAAACTCTTAAAGATTCACAAGGACAAATGCCAAAAGTGGCTAAATCCTCTTCTTGTTTTCCCTAATCAAAGCACAATACCAATTTCTACATTACGACATGAATAGCTAAAGTCTATTAATTGGTTCTCTTAGCAGATAACTgtattcaaaattcaaacttatcaATGTAAACTAACAACAGAGTTCTATCTAATTACTTCAAGATCcaaaacccaaatgatcctaatAACCATAACTAATCGAACACAATCAAAgatcaattaaaataatcacGCACGTCTAAGAGAGATCAAAAAAGCTTCATTCAAAAATTTGgatagtagtaaaaaaaaaaaaccaaaaaaaaaaaaggctgaaAATGGAAAGACTTTACTAGCTTGAAGCTTCTTATGCATCTTATTGATCTCCACAAGAACTTCCTCTTGTTCTTTCCTTAACCGATCAAGCTCCTTCGTATTATCTAATATTCCGGCAATGTCCGGCGACGACGACGACATCGTCGTCTTTCTCTGCTAACAAAAATCCCGATAAAAAAGAATATACNNNNNNNNNNNNNNNNNNNNNNNNNNNNNNNNNNNNNNNNNNNNNNNNNNNNNNNNNNNNNNNNNNNNNNNNNNNNNNNNNNNNNNNNNNNNNNNNNNNNNNNNNNNNNNNNNNNNNNNNNNNNNNNNNNNNNNNNNNNNNNNNNNNNNNNNNNNNNNNNNNNNNNNNNNNNNNNNNNNNNNNNNNNNNNNNNNNNNNNNNNNNNNNNNNNNNNNNNNNNNNNNNNNNNNNNNNNNNNNNNNNNNNNNNNNNNNNNNNNNNNNNNNNNNNNNNNNNNNNNNNNNNNNNNNNNNNNNNNNNNNNNNNNNNNNNNNNNNNNNNNNNNNNNNNNNNNNNNNNNNNNNNNNNNNNNNNNNNNNNNNNNNNNNNNNNNNNNNNNNNNNNNNNNNNNNNNNNNNNNNNNNNNNNNNNNNNNNNNNNNNNNNNNNNNNNNNNNNNNNNNNNNNNNNNNNNNNNNNNNNNNNNNNNNNNNNNNNNNNNNNNNNNNNNNNNNNNNNNNNNNNNNNNNNNNNNNNNNNNNNNNNNNNNNNNNNNNNNNNNNNNNNNNNNNNNNNNNNNNNNNNNNNNNNNNNNNNNNNNNNNNNNNNNNNNNNNNNNNNNNNNNNNNNNNNNNNNNNNNNNNNNNNNNNNNNNNNNNNNNNNNNNNNNNNNNNNNNNNNNNNNNNNNNNNNNNNNNNNNNNNNNNNNNNNNNNNNNNNNNNNNNNNNNNNNNNNNNNNNNNNNNNNNNNNNNNNNNNNNNNNNNNNNNNNNNNNNNNNNNNNNNNNNNNNNNNNNNNNNNNNNNNNNNNNNNNNNNNNNNNNNNNNNNNNNNNNNNNNNNNNNNNNNNNNNNNNNNNNNNNNNNNNNNNNNNNNNNNNNNNNNNNNNNNNNNNNNNNNNNNNNNNNNNNNNNNNNNNNNNNNNNNNNNNNNNNNNNNNNNNNNNNNNNNNNNNNNNNNNNNNNNNNNNNNNNNNNNNNNNNNNNNNNNNNNNNNNNNNNNNNNNNNNNNNNNNNNNNNNNNNNNNNNNNNNNNNNNNNNNNNNNNNNNNNNNNNNNNNNNNNNNNNNNNNNNNNNNNNNNNNNNNNNNNNNNNNNNNNNNNNNNNNNNNNNNNNNNNNNNNNNNNNNNNNNNNNNNNNNNNNNNNNNNNNNNNNNNNNNNNNNNNNNNNNNNNNNNNNNNNNNNNNNNNNNNNNNNNNNNNNNNNNNNNNNNNNNNNNNNNNNNNNNNNNNNNNNNNNNNNNNNNNNNNNNNNNNNNNNNNNNNNNNNNNNNNNNNNNNNNNNNNNNNNNNNNNNNNNNNNNNNNNNNNNNNNNNNNNNNNNNNNNNNNNNNNNNNNNNNNNNNNNNNNNNNNNNNNNNNNNNNNNNNNNNNNNNNNNNNNNNNNNNNNNNNNNNNNNNNNNNNNNNNNNNNNNNNNNNNNNNNNNNNNNNNNNNNNNNNNNNNNNNNNNNNNNNNNNNNNNNNNNNNNNNNNNNNNNNNNNNNNNNNNNNNNNNNNNNNNNNNNNNNNNNNNNNNNNNNNNNNNNNNNNNNNNNNNNNNNNNNNNNNNNNNNNNNNNNNNNNNNNNNNNNNNNNNNNNNNNNNNNNNNNNNNNNNNNNNNNNNNNNNNNNNNNNNNNACTAGCTTGAAGCTTCTTATGCATCTTATTGATCTCCACAAGAACTTCCTCTTGTTCTTTCCTTAACCGATCAAGCTCCTTCGTATTATCTAATATTCCGGCAATGTCCGGCGACGACGACGACATCGTCGTCTTTCTCTGCTAACAAAAATCCCgataaaaaagaatatacccaccaaataaaaaagacaaatttaaaattctaatcacttaaagtttcaaaaaaaaaaaaaaattctgttggaaacttcaaagaaaaaaaatacaatttttatgttcaaacttcaaacataGGAGGAGGACAAAATCTCAGAAAAGATCTcagtttatatttttctttttcttttcagatttAGTAAATGCAAATcgcaattttgttttgtttttgttgatttgtgatTGGGCAGATCAAGTATGAGTCGTTTTTATATAAAGGgaaaggttttttaaaagcatatCCTTCTATAGTTCcccaatatataaattttgtagtTATGAGTGTGTAATAATAACTTGGATTAGACCAATGCAAGTAGgataaaaatttttaaatggaaattaagtaaatttatTTGAACTAGATTTACTAATCAAAAGCTTTTATTATTTAAgagaatttaacaaaaaaaaaacttattagattattttattctataattgtttttacactatactatttttaattaacaaaaaaacttgaACTGAACACCTGTTAGTATATTATTCATAATCAtaagatttatctttttaagagaattaaagaaaacaaattttatcaTAACTTGAagtcaagcaattaaaatcttatcagattaatttattttaaatttgtttcaactctataataattttttaactaaaacaaattAGAATAGATAAAATACATAAGTTAAACTGAACACCTGTTAATGTATTATTCATAGACTATTATCATAGTTATAGAAAGTGATTATCATAATTTTACCTGTCTAATTAGAAGAGCGTTATAAACTTTCTTACTCCTTCTGCCATTTGTATATGAATGAAATGTCCAATTTAGATAAACTATGCTTTTAACGGGTCTTGGTTGATTAAGAAGTAAACTAATTCAACTTATTTTGTTCACGAAAGacaatttgagtttttttctttgtttgagcTAGCTGTCTATGTTGCCACTTCAAACAGTAATTTCGATAAGTGTGAACCATTTATTGATTCCAAAACTGGAGACGTTTTGAAGGTAGCATCCGTTTATGAATAATGATCGAACACTTTCTGATTTACGTGTTTATTGGAATATGAAAACTTTGGTATTGTCGTCTCTAATTAGTAGACATGACTGAaatccttgttttttttcttcctattcTAATATATTTGCAGTCGCATGCTCCTCTTCTACTaatgttttgtagtttttttttttttttttttNNNNNNNNNNNNNNNNNNNNNNNNNNNNNNNNNNNNNNNNNNNNNNNNNNNNNNNNNNNNNNNNNNNNNNNNNNNNNNNNNNNNNNNNNNNNNNNNNNNNNNNNNNNNNNNNNNNNNNNNNNNNNNNNNNNNNNNNNNNNNNNNNNNNNNNNNNNNNNNNNNNNNNNNNNNNNNNNNNNNNNNNNNNNNNNNNNNNNNNNNNNNNNNNNNNNNNNNNNNNNNNNNNNNNNNNNNNNNNNNNNNNNNNNNNNNNNNNNNNNNNNNNNNNNNNNNNNNNNNNNNNNNNNNNNNNNNNNNNNNNNNNNNNNNNNNNNNNNNNNNNNNNNNNNNNNNNNNNNNNNNNNNNNNNNNNNNNNNNNNNNNNNNNNNNNNNNNNNNNNNNNNNNNNNACATAAGTTAAACTGAACACCTGTTAATGTATTATTCATAGACTATTATCATAGTTATAGAAAGTGATTATCATAATTTTACCTGTCTAATTAGAAGAGCGTTATAAACTTTCTTACTCCTTCTGCCATTTGTATATGAATGAAATGTCCAATTTAGATAAACTATGCTTTTAACGGGTCTTGGTTGATTAAGAAGTAAACTAATTCAACTTATTTTGTTCACGAAAGacaatttgagtttttttctttgtttgagcTAGCTGTCTATGTTGCCACTTCAAACAGTAATTTCGATAAGTGTGAACCATTTATTGATTCCAAAACTGGAGACGTTTTGAAGGTAGCATCCGTTTATGAATAATGATCGAACACTTTCTGATTTACGTGTTTATTGGAATATGAAAACTTTGGTATTGTCGTCTCTAATTAGTAGACATGACTGAaatccttgttttttttcttcctattcTAATATATTTGCAGTCGCATGCTCCTCTTCtactaatgttttgtttttttttttttttttttgtcaaacagctTAATTTTCTATTCAAGAGATCAAGGGGATTACATAGTGTAAGGATTGATCCCAAATAAGACTTAGTACAACAAGATTTGAAACATTAAAAGCATAAGATAGAGTGATAAGATACTTCGACCAAAGATCCATAACTCGGAGACAAGAACGATAAGGCACATTGCCACAAGCGAGAAGATGGTGAGTCGAAACCTCTTCCACGAGCAAGTCAGGGAGATGGTGAATAGTCATAGTCGATTGacaatctaattttaaaaaggtATCCAAGACCTCAAGCTCACCAACATGAGACATATTACTTCTTCTGCAAAAGATAGTAAAAAGGTTAGTACTGGTGAGCAGTTTCGcggccaaattgataacaggctTTTCCacctagggtatcaattccctatgcagttgtagtacatagggttatcaatccaaatggttgtttatgctagcaggaaggatgcaatcataacaatgcaagtcaagccaagcaataatggggttttgtctaacaatcctaaaataataaaagaaaggaatataaacaagaaaccacacgacctaagcactcaaTGCAAGCATttgagtacaggatcgggtggggtgatcgagtaagcaaagaatgtatgaacaactcgaggggttactcgaagcaggtgatcgtgtacatgttcgggtaagggatcgagtgatgaataaaaatgcaagcaattaaaatacgaaagcttctaaggatggggtaatcgaatcctaagtgttcgtGAGCAATAtggatgtcttacatgcctcaagcaaatattccctagacaatgaatctctaatatcttgttaaaacactctcgtgatagaaacaatcaaccttgatcactcccctacccaaatctcgttggagaaacatgaccaagcaggcaataaaaaccgattcattattgtcagtaaaccccttactcatctaatctcttaggctaagtgagtaaacctctagcattggttgattcaagcatttcatctacacctctcggtggtaaaacgccctagatctaatctcaccctctcggtttgttgacagcattaagaacaccaatctagaagggaatctattaaacatatacaatcaaactaagacatctgaaccaatcaagaacacaaaatcatctatcccatccctagaaactttaccacactactcagaatTCATtgcaagagaaacaaaagcatatacgaatgaaaattgcattgtaataaacgatagagtagagaataaagagtacaaagtagagatctaaagaaatgacaaaaaNNNNNNNNNNNNNNNNNNNNNNNNNNNNNNNNNNNNNNNNNNNNNNNNNNNNNNNNNNNNNNNNNNNNNNNNNNNNNNNNNNNNNNNNNNNNNNNNNNNNNNNNNNNNNNNNNNNNNNNNNNNNNNNNNNNNNNNNNNNNNNNNNNNNNNNNNNNNNNNNNNNNNNNNNNNNNNNNNNNNNNNNNNNNNNNNNNNNNNNNNNNNNNNNNNNNNNNNNNNNNNNNNNNNNNNNNNNNNNNNNNNNNNNNNNNNNNNNNNNNNNNNNNNNNNNNNNNNNNNNNNNNNNNNNNNNNNNNNNNNNNNNNNtttactacactactcggaattcattgcaagagaaacaaaagcatatacgaatgaaaattgcattgtaataAACGATAGAATCGAGaataaagagtacaaagtagagatctaaagaaatgacaaaaaagatataaaataaatcctaacaaaaaatgaaaagtgttttgagtcgttcagttctctcacagaagctctcgctctctggtttgagggtctgcggcgtgctagtttgcaaggaagaagaggaggggtttatatatggaaacccctttgacctagctttccagtcctgcccgagggtcatGTTCGGGTTaatcctcgggtagatcttcgggttgttcttcctgctttcggatcctcctcgatcgtgttggggtttggactgttcttccagctcgatggctccttcgggtacatgctcggatttgtccttgtttctctccattttaggctctaaagcacctgttttcatccaaagtatgcaaatgcaagaatgcaacaccctaaatggcctaaaagtgaattcctacagttaatgacctaaaaatgctaaggtaagggtataaacaatgcaaaatatggacaaaaaaggatgctaaaaacatgcaaattagagagttatcaactTGCCGAAGGCATTCCCATTTTTTCAGAAGATTAGAAGGCCAAGTCTGGGACTGAACAGATCTCGCTAGATGTATCTGGATAAGGGCGACGAAGATCTGTGGTAGTTTGCAAACGTTTAAGGTAAAATCCGGTAGATGAACAAACCGGGGTAATCGTTTCTTTCATTGACGGAGCAAGTTCAGAGACGAAAAATCAGAACTATTCAACAGAAATTGTTCTTCAGATGAAAACCGAGAAGATTCAATCAATGGAACTTTGATCCATCGAAGATTAAACCACACTAGTACCATTGTCGATAGAAGCATAGCGCTTGGTGTATAAATATTGAGAGAGTATCGTAACAATAGGGTTAGTGGGCTCGTAGAAGGGTTTTAAATAACATACCTGGACCTAGTTGTAGAAACAAGTGAACCAACTTGCTTATAGATGGGCTTCAAGAGTGTATCAGTTTGGCCAAGCCCCTAAGGCCCATAAAAAGATGTCATCAGTAGAACTAGGTCAAATCCTTCCGCCATCAGCTTCTTCATCGGCTCAGGCGATGATCTCGATCTCCACAACATTAGTGAACAAGGAGCTGTAAGAGACATTTGTGGACACCGGATGGATAGTTGTTCGACGAGTATTGCGAAGCTTTTAAGATCCGTAGATCTAAAAATGATTAAGAGGCTAGTCTCAGATTTAACATAAAACCAACCTTTAGATGCAAGTTTTGTGGTTATGTTTGAAAGTTTATTGTGTTTAGGTTAATGAGTTTGATTTATAATGGATTAGTTGAGAACGAATTGATTTTggtataatttaattaatgtggACTCATTAATGTTTGGAATTGTTGTCAAGA
The sequence above is drawn from the Camelina sativa cultivar DH55 chromosome 4, Cs, whole genome shotgun sequence genome and encodes:
- the LOC104779983 gene encoding 40S ribosomal protein S21-2 translates to MQNEEGQVTELYIPRKCSATNRLITSKDHASVQLNIGHLDADGVYTGQFTTFSLCGFVRAQGDADSGVDRLWQKKKVEAKQQ
- the LOC104779985 gene encoding uncharacterized protein LOC104779985 isoform X3 translates to MSSSSPDIAGILDNTKELDRLRKEQEEVLVEINKMHKKLQATPEIVEKPGDTSLSKLKNLYIQAKELSESEVTVSNILLTQLDSLLPSGPTGQQRRKLVAEGNEQKRKRMKVDSDVTRVSPSMRNQIEAYASLKGEQVAARVTAEDAEKDEWFVVKVIHFDRETKEVEVLDEEPGDDEEGGGQRTYKLSMSCILPFPKRNDPTSTQEFLPGKHVLAVYPGTTALYKATVVSTPRKRKSDEYLLEFDDDEEDGALPQRTVPFHKVVALPEGHRQ
- the LOC104779985 gene encoding uncharacterized protein LOC104779985 isoform X2; protein product: MSSSSPDIAGILDNTKELDRLRKEQEEVLVEINKMHKKLQATPEIVEKPGDTSLSKLKNLYIQAKELSESEVTVSNILLTQLDSLLPSGPTGQQRRKLVAEGNEQKRKRMKVDSDVTRVSPSMRNQIEAYASLKGEQVAARVTAEDAEKDEWFVVKVIHFDRETKEVEVLDEEPGDDEEGGGQRTYKLSMSCILPFPKRNDPTSTQEFLPGKHVLAVYPGTTALYKATVVSTPRKRKSDEYLLEFDDDEEDGALPQRTVPFHKVVALPEGHRQ
- the LOC104779985 gene encoding uncharacterized protein LOC104779985 isoform X5, whose product is MSSSSPDIAGILDNTKELDRLRKEQEEVLVEINKMHKKLQATPEIVEKPGDTSLSKLKNLYIQAKELSESEVTVSNILLTQLDSLLPSGPTGQQRRKLGNEQKRKRMKVDSDVTRVSPSMRNQIEAYASLKGEQVAARVTAEDAEKDEWFVVKVIHFDRETKEVEVLDEEPGDDEEGGGQRTYKLSMSCILPFPKRNDPTSTQEFLPGKHVLAVYPGTTALYKATVVSTPRKRKSDEYLLEFDDDEEDGALPQRTVPFHKVVALPEGHRQ
- the LOC104779985 gene encoding uncharacterized protein LOC104779985 isoform X4; amino-acid sequence: MSSSSPDIAGILDNTKELDRLRKEQEEVLVEINKMHKKLQATPEIVEKPGDTSLSKLKNLYIQAKELSESEVTVSNILLTQLDSLLPSGPTGQQRRKLEGNEQKRKRMKVDSDVTRVSPSMRNQIEAYASLKGEQVAARVTAEDAEKDEWFVVKVIHFDRETKEVEVLDEEPGDDEEGGGQRTYKLSMSCILPFPKRNDPTSTQEFLPGKHVLAVYPGTTALYKATVVSTPRKRKSDEYLLEFDDDEEDGALPQRTVPFHKVVALPEGHRQ